In Deferribacter desulfuricans SSM1, the following are encoded in one genomic region:
- the flgG gene encoding flagellar basal-body rod protein FlgG, whose product MLRTLWTAASGMTTQQINIDNISNNLANVNTAGFKKSRVNFEDLLYQELKPAGGVTAAGINHPTGIQIGLGSKVVSTEKIFSQGNFQQTGNPLDIAIEGDGFFQVTLPDGTIGYTRNGSFKVDADGNLVTAEGYLLEPNIAIPDNALEIIVGEDGTLSVTLPGEAEPTELGQIELAKFINPSGLRSIGKNIYLQTAASGEPTTGIPGEDGFGTLAQGILEMSNVNVVEEMVNLITGQRAYEINSKAIQTGDEMLQIVNNLKR is encoded by the coding sequence ATGTTAAGAACTTTATGGACAGCAGCAAGCGGAATGACTACACAACAGATAAATATTGATAATATTTCTAATAATTTAGCTAATGTAAATACTGCAGGTTTTAAGAAGTCAAGAGTAAATTTTGAAGATTTGCTTTATCAAGAATTAAAACCTGCTGGTGGTGTTACTGCTGCAGGTATAAATCACCCTACAGGTATTCAAATAGGTTTAGGATCAAAAGTTGTTTCAACAGAGAAAATCTTTTCTCAAGGTAACTTCCAACAAACTGGTAACCCTCTAGACATTGCAATTGAAGGGGATGGGTTTTTCCAAGTAACTTTACCTGATGGAACTATTGGGTATACGAGAAATGGTTCTTTTAAGGTTGATGCAGATGGTAATCTGGTAACTGCTGAAGGGTATCTTTTGGAGCCAAACATTGCGATTCCTGACAATGCTCTTGAAATAATTGTTGGTGAGGATGGTACTCTTTCAGTTACCCTACCTGGAGAAGCTGAGCCAACAGAACTTGGTCAAATTGAGCTTGCAAAATTTATAAATCCTTCAGGGCTTAGATCAATTGGGAAAAATATTTATTTGCAAACAGCAGCAAGTGGAGAGCCCACAACTGGTATCCCTGGTGAGGATGGATTTGGTACATTGGCTCAAGGTATTTTAGAAATGAGTAATGTTAATGTTGTCGAAGAGATGGTAAATCTCATAACTGGGCAGAGAGCTTATGAGATAAATTCAAAAGCTATACAAACTGGTGATGAAATGTTGCAAATTGTAAATAATCTAAAAAGGTAA